Proteins encoded within one genomic window of Triticum aestivum cultivar Chinese Spring chromosome 2D, IWGSC CS RefSeq v2.1, whole genome shotgun sequence:
- the LOC100037560 gene encoding flavanone 3-dioxygenase 2 yields the protein MATQLLSTVAHRDTLPEGYTRPENDRPQLADVVTDSNIPLIDLASPDKHRVIAEIDQACRTYGFFQIINHGISEELLEKVMAVGLEFFRLPPEEKAKLYSDEPSKKIRLSTSFNVRKETVHNWRDYLRLHCHPLEEFVPDWPSNPETFKEIISTYCCEVRLLGLRLLGAISLGLGLEEDYIENVLGEQEQHMAVNYYPRCPKPDLTYGLPKHTDPNALTILLMDPHVSGLQVLKDGAQWIAVDPRPNALVVNLGDQLQALSNGAYKSVWHRAVVNAARERLSVASFLCPCNSAVIGPVAKLVGDGDEPVYRSYTYDEYYKKFWSRNLDQDHCLELFTGQK from the exons ATGGCGACCCAGCTTCTGTCCACCGTCGCGCACCGCGATACCCTCCCGGAGGGCTACACGCGGCCCGAGAACGACCGGCCGCAGCTCGCCGATGTTGTGACTGACAGCAACATCCCCCTCATCGACCTCGCCTCGCCGGACAAGCATCGCGTCATCGCTGAGATAGACCAGGCTTGCCGCACCTACGGCTTCTTCCAG ATCATAAACCATGGGATATCAGAGGAGCTGCTGGAGAAGGTGATGGCTGTGGGGCTTGAGTTTTTCCGGCTCCCGCCGGAAGAGAAGGCCAAGCTCTATTCTGATGAGCCATCCAAAAAGATAAGGCTTTCTACAAGCTTCAACGTCCGCAAGGAGACAGTGCACAACTGGCGGGACTATCTGCGCCTTCATTGCCACCCGTTGGAGGAGTTCGTGCCCGACTGGCCGTCCAATCCTGAAACGTTCAA GGAGATCATCAGCACCTACTGCTGCGAAGTTCGGCTGCTCGGCCTCCGACTCCTGGGCGCGATCTCCCTGGGCCTGGGCCTCGAGGAGGACTACATCGAGAATGTGCTGGGCGAGCAGGAGCAGCACATGGCCGTGAACTACTACCCGCGGTGCCCTAAGCCGGACCTCACCTACGGCCTGCCCAAGCACACGGACCCCAACGCCCTCACCATTCTCCTCATGGACCCCCACGTCTCCGGCCTGCAGGTCCTCAAGGACGGCGCCCAGTGGATCGCCGTTGACCCCCGGCCCAACGCCCTCGTCGTCAACCTAGGCGACCAGTTGCAG GCGCTGAGCAACGGCGCGTACAAGAGCGTCTGGCACCGCGCGGTGGTCAATGCGGCGCGGGAGCGCCTGTCGGTGGCATCTTTCCTGTGCCCGTGCAACAGCGCGGTGATCGGCCCGGTGGCCAAGCTCGTCGGCGACGGGGACGAGCCCGTGTACCGCAGCTACACCTACGACGAGTACTACAAGAAGTTCTGGAGCAGGAACCTGGACCAGGACCATTGCCTGGAGCTCTTCACGGGTCAGAAGTGA